The Candidatus Denitrolinea symbiosum DNA window TTGAACCTGACTCCCGCGCTGGCGAAGCGCGTCAAAAAGATCTACATCACCGCCTGCGGCACGGCGGCCTACGCGGGCATGGTCGGCAAGACGCTCATCGAGAAGATCGCCCGCGTGCCGGTGGAGGCGGCGATCGGCTCCGAGTTCCGTTACAGCGACCCGATCATTGACGAGGATACGGTTGTGCTGGCGATCTCGCAATCGGGCGAGACGGCCGACACGCTGGCCGCCATGGAAGAGGGACGGCGCAAGGGCGCGACCGTGTGGAGCATCGTGAACGCCATCGGCTCGCAGGCCATGCGCATCGCGGACGGCTACATCTCAATGCAGACCGGCCCCGAGATCGGCGTGGCCTCGACGAAGGCCTTCACCGCCCCGCTGGTAGACCAGTACATGCTGGCGATTCTGCTTGCGGACCTGCGCGGGACTTTGGACGAGAAGACGCGCCGCGCCCTCGTCAACGACCTGCGCCTCGTCCCCGACCTGGTCGGGCGAACGCTGGAGCGCGAAGCCGAGACGGAGAAACTGGCGCACGCGTTGAAGGATATTCACGGGTGTTTGTATCTCGGACGCGGCATCAACATGCCCATCGCCTACGAAGGCGCGCTGAAATTGAAGGAAATCTCGTACATCCACGCGGAGGGCTACCCTGCGGGCGAGATGAAGCACGGTCCCATCGCGTTGATTGACGAACAGATGCCCGTCATCTGCATCGCGCCGAAGGACCCCTGGCGCGAAAAGATGATCTCGCAGATCCAGCAGGCCAAAGCGCGCGGCGGGACGGTGGCCGCGGTCGCGACCGACGGCGATGAACTGGTGGCCTCGATGGCCGACCACGTCCTGTGGATTCCCGAAGCGCCGTGGATGCTCTCGCCGATCGTCACCGTGCTGCCGCTGCAATTGCTGGCCTATCACATCGCCTGCATTCGCGGCCTGGACGTGGACCAGCCGCGCAACCTCGCCAAGTCCGTGACGGTAGAGTAAACGAGTCCCATCTCCAGCGGGGAGACGGTTAAGACAATTTGGCTCTCCTGCAATTAACGGGAAAGAGTCAAACACAAAAGAGCGCAAAGGCGCTCAAAGGACGAAAGACGCCCTCATTTCACCAGGCCTTCCTTCGTTGCCTTCGCGCCCTTCGTGTTAAACGGAAGAGCCGACAATTTTTGATTTGGGGGCGGCAGCCGCGCGCAGACAGAACGCGCCCGATTGTCTGATACAATGGGAAAATTACAGCCATTGGACATCCACCCACACAGGAGATGACCGAAATGACCAACGCTTCCGGCCCCGATATCAGTTTCTATCAGGACAACCCGACTACGCCCCAGCGCGTGGATTTCGTCAAAATGAAGACGCTGGCGGATTTCGTCATCATCCGCGCCGGGCAAAACCTCTGGAGCGACCGCGACTTCGCCCACAACTGGGCGGAAGCCAAAAAAGCGGGCCTGCCGCGCGGCTCATACTGGTTCTACGACAGCCGCGCCGACCCAAAACAACAGGCGGAAAAATGGGCGCAGACTCTCGGCAGCGACGCGGGCGAACTGCCCCTCTTTGCGGATTTCGAAGAGAACTATAACGGTCCGCACAAAGGCTGGCAAAAGTGGTACGATTTTCTGGAACGTCTCAAAACACTGATGGGCAAAAAAGAGATCGGCATTTACACCGCCGATTATTACTGGACGCCCAACGCGCCCAACCCCGTCACCAACCCGGCCAACTCCGAGTACTTCCATCAATATCCGCTCTGGGTGGCGCATTACAAAGTCTCCAGGCCGCGCATCCCCAAACCGTGGAAGGACAACGAATGGCTGTTCTGGCAATACACCGAATCGGGAGACGGCGCGGCCTACGGCGTAGAATCCCTTGAAATTGACCTGAACTACTTCAACGGCGACCAGGCCGCGTTCCAGGCGCGCTTCAACGTGCAGCCTCCGACCGCCCAGAAATACACCGTCGAATTAAACCTGCGCGCCGAAGCCAACGCGGCCTCCGGCGTTGTGGGCGCGCTCAAACAGGACGACCTCATCCAGAAGCTCGAAACCTCCGGCGACTGGACGAAGATCCTGCGCGAGGACGACGACCTGACGGGCTGGATGCTGACCACGCACCTGGTCCCGGTCGCCGCGCCGCCTCCCCCGCCGCCTCCGCCTCCGCTCTCGAAATGGTACCGCGTCACGACCGCCGTCCTGAACGTACGCGCAGGCCCCGGGACGAACTTCAACGTTGTCGGCAAACTGAACCTCAACGACGTCGTGGAAGGCCTGGCGCTCAGCCCCGACAGGCTCTGGCTTCAACTCCGTCGCGCCGATGGGCTGGAGGGCTGGTCGGGTCTCGACTACCTCACGCCTGCCAGCGCGCCGCCGCCGCCCGCCTCCACAGCTTGGTACAGGGCGAACGCCAACGTCAACGTGCGCGAAGGCCCCGGCACGAACTTCAACGTCCTCAATTCGCTCAAACAAAACGACGTTGTGGAAAGCGACGAGGTCAGCGCCGACGGAGAGTGGGTCCACATCCGCCGCTTCGACGGACTGATCG harbors:
- a CDS encoding glutamine--fructose-6-phosphate transaminase (isomerizing) is translated as MCGIVGYLGGRDATPIIYNGLKRLEYRGYDSAGIAVLQDGQIEVRREAGKLSVLGDLLQASPIGGHLGIGHTRWATHGAPSARNAHPHVGQSGRVVVVQNGIVENYLELRDELSAEGVEFKSETDTETIVHLVEHYLASGLDLAEAARKTFQHIQGANVVVLMSADEPDKIVAARIGNAGGVVIGFGEDEMFVASDVPAILEHTRRVAFLESRQMAVVRRGGASVETLDGTRVQPQVQNVAWDPVAAEKGEYRHFMQKEIHEQVRALTDTLAGRVHLERGEVRLPELNLTPALAKRVKKIYITACGTAAYAGMVGKTLIEKIARVPVEAAIGSEFRYSDPIIDEDTVVLAISQSGETADTLAAMEEGRRKGATVWSIVNAIGSQAMRIADGYISMQTGPEIGVASTKAFTAPLVDQYMLAILLADLRGTLDEKTRRALVNDLRLVPDLVGRTLEREAETEKLAHALKDIHGCLYLGRGINMPIAYEGALKLKEISYIHAEGYPAGEMKHGPIALIDEQMPVICIAPKDPWREKMISQIQQAKARGGTVAAVATDGDELVASMADHVLWIPEAPWMLSPIVTVLPLQLLAYHIACIRGLDVDQPRNLAKSVTVE